The Pongo abelii isolate AG06213 chromosome 19, NHGRI_mPonAbe1-v2.0_pri, whole genome shotgun sequence genome includes the window ATAATCTAAAAATACCTATAATAGAAAGCTATCCCAGTAAATTTTTTGAACAATTGAACTTTTGTCTTACGTAGCTTATAACTTTGATATTTTATtcatctcaacaaaataaaactttattgaaacaAAAGTGTATGGTTTAGGAATATGCTCTTAATAACAACTGAGTAAAATTAGAATGATGTGGACtataacagaatgaaggaagatCTCTCCTGTTTGATGTACTTGGTCAATATATGTTAGtaaacagaaatattttaggGAATTCTATGATTATTCTACTTCTACATTTACACGTCATGGTTTTAACTAGTTAAATGGGTAGAAAAAGGACATCTTTAATAATTGATGTCTATTTCTCAAACTAGATGCTCTACTTTAAATATGAGctttaataaatgttttgtaaCGTTTTTAAGTTGTAACATTTGTGAGCATACTCTACTCATCTTTAACTTCACAATAAGAGCTAGGGTCATCGGATGACTTCATGTGGTAAAATCCCTTATGAAGGAATAAGGCTGAAATTAAATGAACAATTAGGTACCGAAGAGATATGAACACAGAACATATgaatgaaatttcctttttttccttgctGCTCTGTTCCCGAGTGCTGATTGATCCATAATAAAAAAGGATAGGATTAAAATTTTAGGTTTTAATGGTACAAAGTGTGAAGTCTTATAGTTTTCTAATAATTATTCAGTATTATCCGTTTCAGAGATGAGGGTAGGATACCACAGACATCAGTAACTGACAAGTCATAATATCAACACATGTAACACTTGGGTCCTTTTTTTAATAACCCTAAGGGGAACAACTGCAGTTGCAGAAGCAGTGAGTGAGTTAGTTTTGTTCACACAAGGTTTTCTGATGTGCTAGTATTACTTTAAACACCACTTTTAGACACTAAAGATTTAAAGTGATGAAGCCACTCACTTTATTAGACTAGTTTTTACATAAATAACCAGATTTGTTTCTTTGCCTACCCAAAATACAATTTACATGCATCAACACATAGATTACTCTAAGACATGCTCGGGAAAGTAATTTTGAATGTGAAACaagttttatgatttattttctccttagGGCAGAAGATGTACATTACATATTAGTGCTCAAATATATGTTCATTTCCAGAACGAATTTTTGCACAGTAATCATATATctatttaatatgtataaagtGTTCTTGGGGATGCGGGCATTCACTCACTGTACCATGTTTTATACAGGCTTCAACATGCAAATTTGTTTATATCATGGCCTTCATGATCCTCCATTCTCATTCCCGTAGATAAAGAGTTCACATTGTACAACTGACCCTGAAATGTACAAACTTCACACTGCAACATTCTTCATGACACTATTTGTTGGGAGAAAAGTTGCAGCTAAACATTACGATCATATGACTTATTTTGAGAACATGGAAAATGTAATAGGTATAAATTTCCTGACACATATAGCAAGACAAATCCAGCCCAGCCTTTGATGATCAACTTAAATGCTGGTGATGTCATTATCTTCTTGTGTGAATTTGGGTCTGTCCCTGCCTTTACTTCTCTGTGCCTGATTTTCCTCATCTACTTTGAATTCACCATTCTATTAATCCACTTTTGCCTAAAGTGAGAAACTGAATATATCAGAATAAAGCATCTACTGTTTTTCATAAAGATCATATAATATGTGAAAGAACTTTGAAGGATCAGGCATTATATAAATGCAAGAATATAAAAGATAAACAGGAAGTCTAATGTGAATAATATTCTGAGAGTAAAAAGTGTAATTATATTTCAATTGTAAATGTATACCAAGTTTTCTTAGCTTTCTATTCTCCAATAACCTCTagaaactattctttttttttttgagatggagtctcgctctgttgccctagAAACTATTCTAAGCATGCCTGGTTTCTGTAACTTAAATATGGCATAAAAACCTGTTTCCTTTGAATTCACTTGATAGCAGTAGTCAATCACTAATAATGCTTGCTAATTTCCTCTTACTTTCTTAAGAAAGCCCCTATATTTAGCCTCTGCCTCCATGTCGCATGTGGTGGTTAGGGGACAGCATAAGTACACTAGTGGCTTTAGCACTAAACTCGAGGCCGGGGTCACTTCTCCcctgaagaaaaaaggtttaaaaaattccTAAATCACAATGTAGAACCAAGTTCCACCCTACCTCAGAACTGCAGATATTAAAATACCATCTCTTTATTAAGTGTCTCTACAATAAGGATATTTGCTAAGATCAAGATGTACAATTTTTtgggttctgttttgttttggtaaatATTGCCCAAGTCTTTTTAGTTTGCTTCaaacatttactaaaaataaaaaattttaaatctttgcctacttaaaaataaaaaaaaatactcaaaacaaATTTAAGCTGAAGATATATACTGTATAAAGTGCTTCATCTACCTAATTctctgaagtcttttttttttctgtgtttttaagactttatcattaaaaaaagaagaaattagagaAGGGAGGTGGGGGGGACAGGAGGGTGAAGGAATCTCTCCAAAATGTCGGATCCGGGAGACCCTCCTTCCCTGACTGCCCAGCCACCCTGTCCCTTCTCTGTCCTGGCAGCAAGGCCCTAGCTGCCGTCTTCTGGGGACCAAGGCCCAGGAGCCCAGCTCGGGTCCCAGGCAGAGGTGAAGGCAGAAGCGGGGCTCAGGGCCTGGAGGCCTTGCTGGTGTCCTTGAGAGCCCCTTGGGTGGGCACTAAGGCCCCCATGTCCCAGCAGGGCCCCAGGGAGGTAGGCGTTGAGCGGAGGGGCCTTTGGAGGTGGGGTCCTGAAGCCAGAGGACCAGGAGGGAACCAGAGCCTGCTGTGAGGCTGGGGGTCAGAGCATCAGCTGTGtctctcctgcatcagcctctatagataatgccattctccttccaAGTTCAAACTCATCCCCACTGATCCTGGAGGCCGGACGGCCACGTGTGGCTGCGTCTCGGTATAGCCTCCGATGGGCTGGCCTTCTGGGCTGAAGGCTGCACCCTGCCCTGTGCGGTTTGATTGATTGATCATAGGTTGCACGATGCGTCTCCGGGCATTAATGAACCAGTTGTTGACTTGCAGGATGGTGAGCCCCGTGTCCTGCGCCAGCTGTTTCTTCTGCTCCTCCGAGGGGTAGGAATGCGAGAGGTGCTGGAACAACCAGGCTCGCATGATGTTGGTGGCCACTTTGGGGAAAATCCCCCTCTTCTTGTTTCGCCGTCGCTTCTGGTCCAAGTCCTCATCTTCTCCACCAGAACTGGGAGAGGCCACGCCGTCTCCTTGATCACTGGAGTTGTCcccactctgggaggccaggccCCCGCTGGATGGACCTGGGGTCCCCAAATGTACAGACCCGCTATCCTCATGGTCTCGAATCCATATATTATTCAggtctgggaggctggggcaggaagctGGGTAGTCCTCGAAGTCCTCCCTGCAGCCGCTGTCCCGATCCTCGATGACCAGGTCGATGGGCATCTTTCCCTTCTCCAGCTCCAGCAGGTGGAACCGCAGCACTTGGATGGCCTGGATCATCAGATTGTCCAGTTCTGGGTTGGAGGAGAAGAAGGACCTCTCAGAGCGAACCTGCTTGGCGAAGGCAGTGTTGTCCTCGTTGAAGGAATCAGAGGAGCAGACGTCGCCGCCGGGGGGTGTCCCCAGCCCAGCTCCGGCCCCATCACGGGGAGAGCACGTAGCCAGTTCACATTTCTCGAAGACCAGGGCCAAGAGGGGGAAGAGCGGGTGTCCATAGATCTCATCCTTGTCCCTCTTCAGGCTGTCGCTGTCCAAGCCTGGGGGTAGGGGCTGGGGAGGCCGGTGAGGACCATAGGGCCCTGGTGCCTCGGGCGCTGCCTCTGGGAAGCCAGCCAGGGCTGCGGGGCCATCCGAGATGCCTGGGTAGTGCGGCAGCTCATCGTACCTCCGGGCCATGGGCTGAGGCCTGCGCAGCTCCAGGGTCCCTCCAGAGCCTGGCCGCGGGGGAGGGCGCAGCCCGGGGCCGCAGCCCCCGACGGCCCGCGGTGTCGATGCCAGGGGGTGGGCTGGAGGCCAGGCGCGCGACCCCAATCCGCGCCGCAGTCAGCGGCAGGCGCCTGGCCGGGTGGGGGCTCCGCGCATGGACCTCGGCCCCCGCCCCCAGCGGGGGTCACGGCCAGGAGCGTATCGCGGCGGGGATGGGGCAGCAGGCGCGGGCAGGGTGCCTGAGGCCCCCTACCCTGAGCGCCCCCGTCCCTACCCCGGCTCTGGAGGGAATCTAACCGTCCCCAGACGCACAGACCCGGGACCgcagggggcggggggcggcGGGGGGTCCAGCGGCTGCTCGGGGGTGCTGGCGGCCGCGCTCCGCGTTCCCggtctctccctctctgtggTCACATCCGGAAGTTCCACCCTCTGAAGTCTTAAGAAAGGtcaatgatgtgtgtgtgtgtgtgtgtgtgtgtgtgtacatatatacacacacacaatttaagcctttaaaaatggcaattttttagatgatttatgggtttttttccccctttactACAATTTAAGCCTTTAAAAAGTGGCAATTTTTTAGATGCTTGAGATAGTTTGGGGGATCCCTAGCTCTTAATCGTGGCACTCTGTTGAGTTTGTGAAATGGATCTTCAAAGAGGTTGTTAATAATAAGCAAATTTTTGAAAACTAGTCAGATTACTAATTATTGATGAATAAAAAATGAGTacttttaggccgggtgcagtggctcacgcctgtaatcccagcactttaggaggccgaggccgaggcagatcacgaggtcaggagatcgagaccatcctggctaacactgtgaaaccccgtctctactaaaaatacaaaaacattagccaggcatggtggcgggcgcctgtagtcccagctactctggaggctgaggcaggagaatggcgtgaacccgggaggcagagcttgcagtgagcagagacgtgccacttcactccagccagggcaacagagcaagactccgactcaaaaaaaaaaaaaaaatgagtacttTTAATCTGCTAAGTTAAAGCTCTAGAATTCCTTTCCTCCAGTAATAACTGGCAGCATCACCACCAATGGAAGGGACCTAAGGAATATTGTGTACATTGATATACACGAGGCTGCTCTCATTTTTTTGTCAGATTACAAAAGCTAGGCTCATATAGTTATGGCCTATGGACctctttttaagttattttagcAGAAGTAGATGGTCTAGACCTTGCTCCTCTAATCTTTTATATTAACTGTCCCTAAGCCACTTTGATGACTATTCTAATCAAAATCAGTATAGCTGTGCTCACTAAGCATATCACTGCTTATTATTTAAATACCTTCTGTTTTCTATGtagcaaaacaaaaagttttataaatttcagataagctttctgtttttcttcagtgCAAACATCCTGAAACAGCACAAAGTCATTCAGCTAATCTGAGGATAAAGTCAGTTTATGTAGTGCTTAAAGTAGAATCCCAGATATTCTGGAATGGAAATAGCTCATGTGAAACTTCAGTTCATTTTTGTCCTTAAGGGCAAATGATCATCTTCAGAGatggaacactttttaaaaatctgaattcacagataaaataattttagctttACTTTATAGGTACTGCTGAAGTTGTAGCAGGAACTACTAGTCCTTCACCGAGGCATGTAGCCACCTTGCCATACAATCTGTGGTAACTTTTAGGCATTCCTTCATCAATCACAGCCTCCATCCCAACTGTTTCAGATCTTTCTACTAGTCCCTCAGTACCTGGACCAAAGTATCGGCTGCAGAAAATTCCTGAAACATTTTCATTTGCCCAGATCCATGGGATTGTGAAATATGATCTGAAATCTGTTGTTTAAGTCTAACAAAATCTTCCTCATTGACTGATGAAACTTGTTTTGACCTTTCAAAACTTGAAATATCTGGACTGGATTCATGCTGACTGCAGTTCTGTTTGAAGTAGTGTTGCCTGGGCAAAATGCCATCACTGCCATCTACATGATCTACTAATTGTAGATCTTTTGCCGCTCCACTGAATCTAACAAGGGCTGGATGGACTCAGATCTTGAGAAGACTTGGACTGATGGAACTTGGTATCTGTAGCCACTGTGTACCAGAGCAGAATACTGGACAGTGCTTGAAGTGTTGTGTGTAGATTCATTTTCATCACAGCTAGAAATGCTTGGCCTAGAAGATGACATGCATAAAGACCCCCCAATACCACTGCTGTGTCCTTCagtattaattttttcctttttgaacagGTCCAATGATTTCAGATCTTCTGCAAAAGGCTTTTTGTCATTTGCTTCTATTTCCACAACACTTACATCAGTGAAATTGCCATCTGAATACATTTGATCTTTTGCATTAAAATTGTGCCTTGAAGGAGTGTGAGGTGACCACTGGGCAATATGACTCTTTGAAGGATCTGGAACGTTAGGCCAGATGTGTTTTTTAATTAGGTCTCGCTTATTAAAGCAGAACAGCACTCCCAGAAGAGTTGTCAATAGGAATGCTAAGCAAACAGTTTAAGATACTAGACAGTTCCTCTGAGATGATCACTGATAAATTATGTGGTGGATTAGGCTTCACTTTATATACAGCATCAAAATTGATGTGATCTGATGTAACCTTCCCAAGGGCATTCTCTGCTTCTACCCAGACTTGAATGTTGACAAAATACACAGTAGAATAATCAACAGTGCATGAGGTGGGAGTGTCACGTTTTGCTTTGCAATCAGCAAACTTGTGTGTTGTCCATTCAGAGTTTAAAGTGAAGTTTGTCTCCAAGTGTGTTTCCCTTCCACGATCCCACTCACACCtcattttctttccctcattCACAGTGCAACTCAAATTTTTAGGTTTTTCTGGAGGCAAGCCTGAAATTATTGTGATTCCATAACGTTCTGTTCAAACTGTCTGAATGTAAGAATGTTGCAAGtgaattgaatatttaatgaaGCTATATGTGTAAAGGTGACACTGGATGCTGTTCTGTTTATGATAGTATATTGCTCCTTAGGAATAGTAAAACGGTTTGTTTTCCAGACAATGTCATAAGCATTTACATGAAAATAATCCATACATTTTTCCTTTAGCACACAAACTGCAGTGAAATTAGAATGAAGTTGTACAATTGGAGATTCGGGACTGATATAACCACATGGATCTAGAAGTTCACCTATAGATTCAGTGGTgaggaaaataaacaaagctGGCACTAGCCAAGTCTGCAACGTCAACATCTTGCTCAGATATTTCCAAATCACAAACTTAGTAAGTGAAAGAGTAGGGATTTGAAGCTCAGTCTTCTGCTTCTAAATGTCACGCTTTTTCCATTGGGTTTCACTCAGGCCACGCCGCCTGAGTGaatatgttgtttattttatataaagttcagaaaacagaaaaaagttaaaCTACAACATTCAGGGATATGCACTTAAGTGGTAAGAAGTAAGAAaagcaggccaggtgctgtggttcacgcctgcaatcccagcactttgggaggccgaggcaggtggatcatgaggtcaggagatcgagaccatcctggctaacagggtgaaaccccgtctctactaaaagtacaaaaaaaatcggccgggcgtggtggcgggcgtctgtagtcccagctactcgggaggctgaggcaggagaatggcatgaatccaggaggcggagcttgcagtgagccgagattgcaccactgcactccagcctgggctacagagcgagactctgtctctcaaaaaaaaaacaaaaaaagaaaagaaaaacaacaacaggcAAAAGTCATTTATGGAGACAGAAGTCAGGGTGGTTGTTGAAAAAAAGCAAGAGAGTTATGACTATAACAATTGTGATACTGATTACTCTAGAATGactgaaaggcaaagaaaaagagagaggctaTTGGGTTACTAGTAATACTCTTTCTTTACCTGGGTGATACCTACACAGGTGTTCCGCTTTGTAATAAATCACTGAGctgtatatttctgttttgtggatttttctatgtgtattgtatctcataatttaaaaaggataaaacATAGCTCAAATTCCTTTCAAGGTTAGTGATCACATTGGGAATAATATATAGACATAAAACTAAATTCTTCAAAGGTTGAAATTATCATAATTCTCCATATAACAATGTTGTGGTTAACTATGGACCACATATACAAAGTGGTGCCATAAGaatataatgaagctgaaaagttCCTATCGCCTGGTGACATCACGATGGTTGTCATCAAGAtatgtaggcctaggctaatgtgtatgtttgggtcttagtttttaacaaaaaagtttaaaaagtaagaaaaagaaatttttaatagaaaaaaagcttATACAGTAAGGACATAAAGAAAGTATTTTTGGATAGCTGTACACTGTTGTTTGGTGTTTTAAGccaagtgttattacaaaagagtccacaagtttaagaatatttaaaagattataaagtaaaaaagttacagtaagctaagattTATTATTGAAGgaacaaaaatatattcaataaatttaGTGTATCCTAAGTGTAGAGTGTTTATAAAGTCCACAATAGTATacatacagtaatgtcctaggcttcACATTCAGTCATTAattactcactgactcacccaaaaCAACTTACagccctgcaagctccattcatggtaaatgcCCAAAACAGGTGTGATATGGGTTGActgtgttcctacccaaatctcatcttcaactgTGGCTGccataattcccaagtgttgtgggaggagccagtgggagataattgaatcatggaggcaatttcccccacactgttcttgtggtaatgaataagtctcacacgatctgatggttttataaggggtatcccctttcacttggcgctcattctctcttgcctgtcaccatgtaagatgtgcctttcaccttccgccatgattgtgaggcctccccagccaaatGGAACAGTGAGTCCATAAAACGTCTTTTgcatcataaattacccagtcccgggtatgtctctatcagcatcatgaaaaaggagtaatacagtaaattggtgccaggagtggggtgctgctataaagatacccaaagATGTGAAAGTGattttggaactggataacagctTGAGTCTGGAactgtttggagggctcagaagaagacaggaagatgtgggaaagtttggaacttcctagagacttgctgaatggctttcaccaaaatgctgataatcatgtggacaataaaatccaggctgaggtgatcttagatggagataaggaacttgttgggaaatgAAGTAAAAGCGACTcctgctatgttttagcaaagagactggtggcattttgtccctgccctagaaatTTGTGGAACCTTGAAGTTGAGGGAGATAATTGAGggtgtctggcagaagaaatttctaagcagcaaagcattcaagaggtaatttgggtgctgttaaaagcactCAGTTTTGAAACAGAAACAGGGGACAGAAGTccaaaaaatttgcagcctgacaatgcaatagaaaaaaaaacccattttctgaggagaaattctagccagctgcagaaatttgcctaagtgacaaggagtcaaatgttaatcaccaagacaatggggaaaatgtctccagggcatgtcaaagacctttgcagcagcccctccctttatgggcccagaggcctaggaggaaaaaatgggtctgtgggctgggcccagggcccccctgctgtgtgcagccaagGGACATCTCAGCCACTCTAGCCATGGACAAAAGAGGCCAATGTAtggcttgggccatggcttcagaggtgcaagcctcaagccttggcagcttccatgtggttttgagcctgtgggtacacagaagtcaaaaattgaggtttgggaacctctgcttagatttcagaaaatgcgtggaaatgcctggatgtccaggcagacgtttgctgcaggggcaggggcctcatagagaacctctgctagggcagtgcagaagggaaaggtGAGGTTGAAGATCaaacacagagtccccactggggcagtGCCTTAGTGGAGCTGCGAGAGCCAccgtcttccagaccccagaatggtagatccaccaacagcttgcactgtgcatctggaaaagccgcagagactcaacgccagcccatgaaagcaaccAGGAGCAAAGCTacatgggtggagctgcccaagaccatgagaacgcacctcttgcatcagtgtgacctggatgcaagatatggagtcaaaggagatggATTTGgtgctttaagatttgactgccctggccgggtgcagtggctcacatgtgtaatcccaccactttgggaggccaaggcgggtggatcacgaggtcaggagatcgagaccatcctggctaacacagtgaaaccccgtctctactaataatacaaaaaattagccaggtgtggtggtgggcacctgtagtcccagctactcaggaggctgaggcaggagaatggtgtgaacccaggaggtggagattgcagtgaactgagatcatgccactgcactctggcctgggtgacagagtgagactccatctcacaaaaaataaataaataaataaaagacttgaCTGCCCCCCAGACTTCAGATTTGCATTGGGCctttagccccttcattttggccaatttctcccatttggaatggtttATTTATCCAATGCCTTTACCCCctctgtatctaggaagtaactaactcacttttgattttgcaggctcataggtggaagggacttgccttgtctcagatgagactttggactgtggacttttaagttaatgatgaaatgagttaaaactttgggggactgttgggaaggcatgattggttttcaaatgtgaggacatgagatttgggaggggctggggaggaatgatatggtttggctgtgtccccacccaaatctcatcttgaatttttgctcccagaattcccacatgttgtgggagggacatggTAGGAGATAATggagtcatgggggcagttttccccatactgttcttgtagtagtgaataagtctcacaatatctgatggttttataaagggcttcccCTTTGGCttcactctcattctctctcagctgctgccatgtaagatgtgcctttcgccttccaccattGTTGTGAGACCTCTCcaaccacatggaactgtaaacCCATTAAactcttttcatcataaattacccagtctcaggcatgtctttatcagctgtatgagaacggactaatagaaggtttgtcattttttatgccatattttactgtaccttttctatgtttagatatatttatatacactaaTACTTTCCATTGTtataactgcctacagtattcagtatagtagcATACTGTATAGGTCTGTAGCCTAGGAGCTATAATATGTGACAGCTTAGGCTATATCCATATAGCCTAAGTGTTTAGTAGGCTaaaccatctaggtttgtgttaaGTGCCTCTATACTGTCCATGCAATGATGGAATAGCTTAGCAACACATTTCTCGGaacatatccccattgttaaATGATTCATGACTATTCTTGAAAGACAATATTAGTCATTGATAGCAGTCTGCCCTATCCTCTCAAAATCTTCTCTATCTCAACCCATtattcacatatgcatacatacatacacatatttagcTTCTTTATAATGAGGTACCACCTTACTTTCTTGACtctaataaaagtaattttctctCTAATATATAACCTATAATTTAAGAGTTAACCTATTTCTCCCTCATTCAACTTAAAAAGCAATGCTTTTTAGTGAGTGCAACATGAAGAACATAAGAAAAGCTATCACATATTGCTAGGAAGatatttcttaccttttttctgataacaataatacattaaaaactcaaaattacataaaaacagaaaatttgttggacaaattatggtatatccatatgaAGAAATACTATGAAGTCATCAAAAAGCAACAAATATGAAATGGTCACAATATATTATGTGGAAAAAACAGATTACAAGACTACATGGTTTGATCCCAACATTGTTAACAAgtatgaaaaaaagacaaaggtcAATTGATTGGGGATTCTGTGAGCCAGAACTTTCAAAAGCTATTTTTTGAGAAGTACTATTGATATACACAAAATAAGATGGTAGACCAGACACTGggttcatattttcttctttcttcaaataattaaaatttggccgggcacagtggttcacgtctgtaatcccagcactttgggaagccaaggcgagtgTGAACTGCTTGAGgacagaaatttgagaccagcctcgccaacatggtgaaaccccatctctactcttaaaaattacaaaaattagttgggtgtggtggtgcgtgcctgttgtcccagctactcaagaggctgaggcacgagaattatttgaacccaggaggtggaaattgcagggagcccagaccatgccactgcactccagcctgagtgacaaagcaaaactctgtctcaaaacaaaaaaaattaaaattaaaaaagaaaatcactcctGCCAGACCCAACTCTCTTGCAGGTAACAATAAACTCTAgaccaaaactaaaacaaaacaagcaaataaaaatccTTTAGGCAAGGAAGAGTAAAGAAAAGTAATACAGATCCAGACAGCAGTTGACTCTTGGGAAAAAGGTAATGGCACAAAGTGAGTTATCTGTTTTTAATGACTTTTAGCCTGAGTACACATCAAAGTTGGCACCACACAGGTTATATAAAGCTCCAATAGAAAACTCAGTCTTTCTGGCCTGAAGAACCACAGGGTAGAATTCAGGGAAATCAGAGCTGCAGAAAAGTAAGGTGGGGATTCCTGGAAAGGAGAGATTCCCAAATTCTGTAAATAAAGCCTGTTCAAATATCTGGCTGATCTCTAACTACCACCCAAGACAAAATTTGCACTTTAAGTCCAACCAACTTACTTGTCTggcagaagggaggaagaaagaaaggaaagaaagggagagagttgTGTTAGGCTGTTTGCatcactataaaggaatacctgaagctgggtaatttataaaaaaatgtggtttcatttgctcacagttttgcatagtgcacaggaagcatagtgccagcatctgcttcttgtaacggcctcaggaagcttacactCATGGCCAGAgtcaaagggggagcaggcacatcacctggTCACAGCAGGAGCAAGAGATGCACAGGGGAGGTGCCATgctcttttaaacaagcagatctcacaGGAACTCAGAGCGAGAAACTCACTTTGAATAAAGgcgatggtgc containing:
- the LOC100444429 gene encoding putative homeobox protein Meis3-like 2, which gives rise to MARRYDELPHYPGISDGPAALAGFPEAAPEAPGPYGPHRPPQPLPPGLDSDSLKRDKDEIYGHPLFPLLALVFEKCELATCSPRDGAGAGLGTPPGGDVCSSDSFNEDNTAFAKQVRSERSFFSSNPELDNLMIQAIQVLRFHLLELEKGKMPIDLVIEDRDSGCREDFEDYPASCPSLPDLNNIWIRDHEDSGSVHLGTPGPSSGGLASQSGDNSSDQGDGVASPSSGGEDEDLDQKRRRNKKRGIFPKVATNIMRAWLFQHLSHSYPSEEQKKQLAQDTGLTILQVNNWFINARRRIVQPMINQSNRTGQGAAFSPEGQPIGGYTETQPHVAVRPPGSVGMSLNLEGEWHYL